In Desulfonatronum sp. SC1, one genomic interval encodes:
- a CDS encoding nitrogen regulation protein NR(II) yields MVQPTDLQDLIGIEHSKLGFFQELRQKVEELKESNKRSEEQRREIAAILDGITDVMMVLSENLRIISVNHVFRHLFDDPHPEGKFCYELFRHENHPCQECPAFRSLATNSVCRDTAIFKLKGRNRQFEMVASPLKNPEWPEHRVLIFKRDVTLEKEYQAKYYQVEKMATMGMLAAGVAHEVNNPMAAIRGFAEGLQRRLPRIEGVVESELAQDFREYTDIILKECHRCQKIIQTLLTFSRPVSAAFSPLALNKIVTDTLRLVDHHLRRRNGLKIHLLLADELPLIYGDESQLKQVILNLLVNALDAIQGEGAIQIKTSCVEEEEVCLCIEDTGCGIPPENLDKMFEPFFTTKPVGKGIGIGLASCYNIVQEHGGDISVTSEVCKGSRFTVCLPLNSNVRIS; encoded by the coding sequence ATGGTCCAACCCACGGACCTACAGGACCTGATCGGCATCGAGCACAGCAAGCTCGGCTTTTTTCAGGAACTGCGCCAGAAGGTGGAAGAACTCAAGGAGTCCAACAAGCGCTCCGAGGAGCAACGCCGGGAAATCGCGGCGATTCTGGACGGAATCACCGACGTGATGATGGTCTTGTCCGAGAACCTGCGGATCATCTCGGTGAACCACGTCTTTCGGCACTTGTTCGATGATCCCCATCCCGAGGGAAAGTTCTGCTACGAATTGTTCCGCCATGAGAATCATCCCTGCCAGGAGTGCCCGGCGTTCCGCTCCCTGGCCACCAACTCGGTCTGCCGGGACACGGCCATCTTCAAGCTCAAGGGCCGCAATCGGCAGTTCGAGATGGTCGCCTCGCCGCTGAAGAATCCCGAGTGGCCGGAGCACCGGGTGTTGATTTTCAAGCGCGACGTGACCCTGGAGAAGGAATACCAGGCCAAGTATTATCAGGTGGAAAAAATGGCCACCATGGGCATGCTGGCCGCCGGCGTGGCCCACGAGGTGAACAACCCCATGGCGGCCATCCGCGGCTTCGCCGAGGGCCTACAGCGGAGGCTGCCCCGGATCGAGGGAGTGGTGGAGTCGGAGCTGGCCCAGGACTTTCGCGAATATACGGACATCATTCTCAAGGAATGTCATCGCTGTCAGAAGATCATCCAAACCCTGCTGACCTTCAGCCGTCCGGTTTCCGCGGCCTTCTCCCCCCTGGCCCTGAACAAGATCGTCACGGATACCCTGCGCTTGGTGGACCACCATCTGCGCAGGCGAAACGGTTTGAAAATTCACCTGCTTCTTGCCGATGAACTTCCCCTGATCTATGGAGACGAATCCCAGCTCAAACAGGTGATCCTGAATCTGCTGGTCAACGCCCTGGACGCCATCCAAGGCGAGGGGGCCATCCAGATCAAGACCAGTTGCGTGGAAGAGGAGGAGGTCTGCCTGTGCATCGAGGACACCGGGTGCGGCATTCCTCCGGAAAATTTGGATAAAATGTTCGAGCCCTTCTTCACCACCAAGCCCGTGGGCAAGGGAATCGGGATCGGGCTGGCCTCCTGCTACAATATCGTCCAGGAGCACGGAGGAGATATCTCCGTCACCAGCGAGGTGTGCAAAGGGTCTCGATTCACCGTCTGCCTTCCGTTGAACTCCAATGTAAGGATCTCGTGA